In Bos indicus x Bos taurus breed Angus x Brahman F1 hybrid chromosome 21, Bos_hybrid_MaternalHap_v2.0, whole genome shotgun sequence, one DNA window encodes the following:
- the CRIP2 gene encoding cysteine-rich protein 2 isoform X3, whose amino-acid sequence MCPRCNKRVYFAEKVTSLGKDWHRPCLRCERCGKTLTPGGHAEHDGQPYCHKPCYGILFGPKGVNTGAVGSYIYDKDPEGKAQP is encoded by the exons ATGTGTCCTCGCTGCAACAAGAGGGTCTACTTCG ccGAGAAGGTGACGTCTCTGGGCAAGGACTGGCACCGGCCGTGCCTGCGCTGCGAGCGCTGTGGGAAGACGCTGACCCCGGGCGGGCACGCGGAG CACGATGGCCAGCCCTACTGCCACAAGCCCTGCTACGGAATACTCTTCGGACCCAAGG GAGTGAACACGGGAGCCGTGGGCAGCTACATCTATGACAAGGACCCTGAAGGCAAAGCTCAGCCCTAG
- the CRIP1 gene encoding cysteine-rich protein 1 isoform X3 encodes MPHLPVTATATPLTVFLPPASPAPAHRPHVAHTLSAGTFATNKRSEGQGRTCLQLWGGLAAEGPSLSASAPSMSGPGFRPVRASSVGSSVSLDLAGAGNAARMCKLSG; translated from the exons ATGCCCCACTTGCCAGTGACAGCCACAGCCACGCCCCTCACCGTGTTCCTCCCGCCTGCCTCGCCAGCGCCCGCCCACCGCCCTCACGTGGCTCACACTCTGAGTGCTGGGACTTTTGCTACCAATAAAAGGTCTGAAGGTCAAGGGCGCACGTGTCTGCAACTCTGGGGCGGACTCGCAGCCGAGGGCCCATCGCTCAGTGCAAGTGCCCCCAGCATGTCTGGGCCCGGTTTCAG gcccgTCCGGGCGTCCAGCGTGGGCAGCAGTGTCTCCTTGGATTTGGCCGGCGCCGGGAACGCAGCCAGGATGTGCAAG
- the CRIP2 gene encoding cysteine-rich protein 2 isoform X2 has translation MASKCPKCDKTVYFAEKVSSLGKDWHRFCLRCEHCSKTLTPGGHAEHDGKPFCHKPCYATLFGPKGVNIGGAGSYIYEKPSAEKPQVTGPIEVPVARTEERKASGPPKGPSKASSVTTFTGEPNMCPRCNKRVYFAEKVTSLGKDWHRPCLRCERCGKTLTPGGHAEHDGQPYCHKPCYGILFGPKGVNTGAVGSYIYDKDPEGKAQP, from the exons ATGGCCTCCAAGTGCCCCAAGTGCGACAAGACCGTGTACTTCG CTGAGAAGGTGAGCTCCCTGGGCAAAGACTGGCACAGATTCTGCCTCAGGTGCGAGCACTGCAGCAAGACGCTGACCCCTGGGGGCCATGCCGAG CATGATGGAAAGCCCTTCTGCCACAAGCCCTGCTATGCCACGCTGTTTGGACCCAAAG ggGTGAACATCGGAGGGGCCGGCTCCTACATCTACGAGAAGCCCTCTGCCGAGAAACCCCAGGTCACCGGCCCCATCGAGGTCCCGGTGGCCCGAACTGAGGAGCGGAAAGCCAGCGGCCCCCCGAAGGGGCCCAGCAAAG cctccagcGTCACCACGTTCACCGGGGAGCCCAACATGTGTCCTCGCTGCAACAAGAGGGTCTACTTCG ccGAGAAGGTGACGTCTCTGGGCAAGGACTGGCACCGGCCGTGCCTGCGCTGCGAGCGCTGTGGGAAGACGCTGACCCCGGGCGGGCACGCGGAG CACGATGGCCAGCCCTACTGCCACAAGCCCTGCTACGGAATACTCTTCGGACCCAAGG GAGTGAACACGGGAGCCGTGGGCAGCTACATCTATGACAAGGACCCTGAAGGCAAAGCTCAGCCCTAG
- the CRIP2 gene encoding cysteine-rich protein 2 isoform X1 encodes MASKCPKCDKTVYFAEKVSSLGKDWHRFCLRCEHCSKTLTPGGHAEHDGKPFCHKPCYATLFGPKGETGSPMGQAGGDTPPSSDGPGPLLPLPVRSPPSWKDKHSPCLPHCGPLGMRSWPPMAEGAFLGSWGWLRGAGVGRARAPVSSACPHPGVNIGGAGSYIYEKPSAEKPQVTGPIEVPVARTEERKASGPPKGPSKASSVTTFTGEPNMCPRCNKRVYFAEKVTSLGKDWHRPCLRCERCGKTLTPGGHAEHDGQPYCHKPCYGILFGPKGVNTGAVGSYIYDKDPEGKAQP; translated from the exons ATGGCCTCCAAGTGCCCCAAGTGCGACAAGACCGTGTACTTCG CTGAGAAGGTGAGCTCCCTGGGCAAAGACTGGCACAGATTCTGCCTCAGGTGCGAGCACTGCAGCAAGACGCTGACCCCTGGGGGCCATGCCGAG CATGATGGAAAGCCCTTCTGCCACAAGCCCTGCTATGCCACGCTGTTTGGACCCAAAGGTGAGACTGGGTCCCCCATGGGCCAGGCCGGTGGGGACACCCCGCCCAGCTCAGACGGCCCaggtccccttctccccttgcctgtgcggtcccctccctcctggaaggACAAGCACTCTCCCTGCCTTCCCCACTGCGGCCCTCTGGGGATGCGGTCCTGGCCCCCCATGGCTGAAGGAGCCTTCCTGGGAAGTTGGGGGTGGCTGAGaggtgcgggggtggggagggcccgGGCTCCCGTGTCCAGtgcctgcccccacccagggGTGAACATCGGAGGGGCCGGCTCCTACATCTACGAGAAGCCCTCTGCCGAGAAACCCCAGGTCACCGGCCCCATCGAGGTCCCGGTGGCCCGAACTGAGGAGCGGAAAGCCAGCGGCCCCCCGAAGGGGCCCAGCAAAG cctccagcGTCACCACGTTCACCGGGGAGCCCAACATGTGTCCTCGCTGCAACAAGAGGGTCTACTTCG ccGAGAAGGTGACGTCTCTGGGCAAGGACTGGCACCGGCCGTGCCTGCGCTGCGAGCGCTGTGGGAAGACGCTGACCCCGGGCGGGCACGCGGAG CACGATGGCCAGCCCTACTGCCACAAGCCCTGCTACGGAATACTCTTCGGACCCAAGG GAGTGAACACGGGAGCCGTGGGCAGCTACATCTATGACAAGGACCCTGAAGGCAAAGCTCAGCCCTAG
- the CRIP1 gene encoding cysteine-rich protein 1 isoform X1 — protein sequence MPHLPVTATATPLTVFLPPASPAPAHRPHVAHTLSAGTFATNKRSEGQGRTCLQLWGGLAAEGPSLSASAPSMSGPGFRPVRASSVGSSVSLDLAGAGNAARMCKAGWPAPGGGRPWCRYPKGAPLSPRAELSG from the exons ATGCCCCACTTGCCAGTGACAGCCACAGCCACGCCCCTCACCGTGTTCCTCCCGCCTGCCTCGCCAGCGCCCGCCCACCGCCCTCACGTGGCTCACACTCTGAGTGCTGGGACTTTTGCTACCAATAAAAGGTCTGAAGGTCAAGGGCGCACGTGTCTGCAACTCTGGGGCGGACTCGCAGCCGAGGGCCCATCGCTCAGTGCAAGTGCCCCCAGCATGTCTGGGCCCGGTTTCAG gcccgTCCGGGCGTCCAGCGTGGGCAGCAGTGTCTCCTTGGATTTGGCCGGCGCCGGGAACGCAGCCAGGATGTGCAAGGCGGGTTGGCCTGCCCCGGGGGGTGGGAGGCCCTGGTGCAGGTACCCCAAGGGCGCCCCACTTTCACCCCGGGCAGAG